One region of Limnospira fusiformis SAG 85.79 genomic DNA includes:
- a CDS encoding rhodanese-like domain-containing protein yields the protein MKLKKALLVISICCWGLLFPVWNWGIIPPAEAAKTPVIITPSEEVSQGVDQFIHKLPRDYYNINKIAKVKKLSQSDRALFIDVREPSEYRQGHIQGAINIPLRTLTERLDDIPHDRQVVIYCSSGYRTGIAVASLQLLGYNNIKGFAPSINGWKEAGEPLEK from the coding sequence ATGAAACTCAAAAAAGCGCTTTTAGTAATTAGTATCTGCTGCTGGGGATTACTTTTTCCGGTGTGGAATTGGGGGATAATTCCCCCCGCTGAGGCTGCCAAAACACCCGTCATTATTACCCCCAGCGAGGAAGTTTCCCAGGGTGTTGATCAGTTTATTCATAAGTTGCCCCGCGACTATTATAACATAAATAAAATCGCCAAGGTTAAAAAACTTTCCCAAAGCGATCGCGCCTTATTTATTGATGTCCGAGAACCCTCCGAATACAGGCAAGGTCATATCCAAGGAGCAATTAATATTCCCCTACGGACCCTCACCGAACGCCTAGACGATATTCCCCATGACCGCCAGGTGGTTATTTACTGCTCCAGTGGCTACCGGACAGGCATTGCCGTAGCTTCCTTACAACTATTAGGCTACAACAATATCAAAGGATTTGCCCCCAGTATTAATGGCTGGAAAGAAGCAGGAGAACCCTTAGAAAAATAG
- a CDS encoding energy transducer TonB, which yields MRSSTATAPDIDLDLTGLTMTATTSAISYIPSLVRQPTTVAVLASLGLHAVFALNLENIRLYPNTVQLPPSVELVELSPSQIDQVFPAPPPQFSFTPFPEPPSLAMWGSAPTPSPFPPSAQQLPVFPSTLPQPRDYPFGVVPSGPPQIFNNPSNSTFLPPVQTSSPPPAQFSSPPPIEFYQTPPAQPSFPWDRNSEELSRLQNNPRFSHLSPEEQRLLEEQFSMLPPPPPRPRFPEHDPNYNQPPRIPRESGGSGEPTQEFTPETQVQQPDGRGSILARLEADNQRRAEAVGSPSSDDAVAPPTPTGEVSDSQYAMLEGGGAYVEWVLSMLPDYPDLDTSQPRTISALYPAEACEQNLSGQALVGVMIGSDGGVIAGPRLLRGTGYRILDDAAVAAIANIPFEGQGRPIAYQYAFNFDSENCRSMAPAPAAAPAPAPAPAASPELAPESVREPQPQPQPQPQPQPQPQPQQEFNPELAPESVREPEPQPQPQPQPQQEFNPELAPESVREPEPQPEPEVHSGSILQQLQDSLENPEQFSEEFID from the coding sequence ATGCGATCGAGTACAGCAACAGCTCCCGATATTGATTTGGATTTAACAGGTTTGACCATGACTGCTACCACTTCCGCCATTTCCTACATTCCCTCACTCGTCCGTCAACCCACCACGGTTGCTGTGCTTGCATCCCTTGGTTTACACGCCGTATTTGCTCTCAACCTGGAAAATATCCGTCTTTATCCAAATACTGTGCAATTACCCCCCAGTGTAGAACTGGTGGAACTATCTCCTAGTCAAATTGACCAGGTTTTTCCAGCACCGCCGCCCCAATTTTCCTTTACCCCCTTTCCTGAACCTCCGTCCTTAGCGATGTGGGGTAGCGCCCCCACCCCATCCCCATTTCCTCCCTCAGCCCAACAACTTCCCGTTTTTCCCTCCACATTGCCACAACCGAGGGATTATCCTTTTGGTGTCGTCCCCAGTGGACCCCCCCAAATATTCAACAATCCCAGCAATAGTACATTTTTACCCCCTGTTCAGACTTCCTCCCCGCCGCCTGCTCAATTTAGTTCGCCGCCACCTATTGAGTTTTATCAAACCCCACCTGCTCAACCCAGTTTTCCATGGGACCGAAACAGTGAGGAATTGTCGCGCCTACAAAATAATCCTCGATTTAGTCATCTGTCACCGGAGGAACAACGATTACTCGAGGAGCAGTTTTCCATGTTGCCACCCCCTCCGCCTAGGCCTCGGTTTCCTGAACATGACCCTAACTATAATCAACCTCCCCGAATACCTAGGGAATCTGGGGGCTCTGGGGAACCTACCCAGGAGTTCACCCCGGAAACCCAAGTACAACAACCTGATGGGCGGGGTTCAATATTAGCTAGACTAGAGGCAGACAACCAGCGCCGCGCCGAGGCTGTTGGTTCTCCTTCTTCTGATGATGCGGTTGCACCACCTACGCCTACCGGGGAGGTTTCCGATAGTCAATATGCCATGTTAGAAGGGGGAGGAGCCTATGTAGAATGGGTGCTGTCGATGCTGCCAGATTATCCTGACTTGGACACCAGCCAACCTCGCACTATCTCGGCACTATATCCAGCAGAAGCCTGTGAGCAAAATCTCAGCGGTCAAGCCTTGGTCGGTGTGATGATTGGTTCTGATGGTGGCGTAATTGCCGGACCCCGCTTATTAAGGGGAACGGGTTATCGGATTTTGGATGATGCGGCGGTGGCAGCTATTGCCAATATTCCCTTTGAGGGTCAGGGTCGCCCTATTGCTTATCAGTATGCTTTTAATTTCGATAGCGAGAATTGTCGGTCAATGGCTCCGGCTCCCGCTGCGGCTCCGGCTCCGGCTCCGGCTCCGGCTGCTTCCCCAGAATTAGCCCCGGAAAGTGTCCGGGAACCACAACCGCAACCACAACCGCAACCACAACCGCAACCACAACCGCAACCACAACAGGAATTTAACCCAGAATTAGCCCCGGAAAGTGTCCGCGAACCGGAACCACAACCGCAACCACAACCGCAACCACAACAGGAATTTAACCCAGAATTAGCCCCGGAAAGTGTCCGCGAACCGGAACCACAACCGGAACCAGAGGTGCATTCTGGCTCAATACTTCAACAACTACAGGATTCTCTGGAAAATCCCGAGCAATTTTCGGAGGAATTTATTGATTAG
- the patD gene encoding heterocyst frequency control protein PatD has translation MLTKEFHKAIAQFRQSLEKLQKTMVSDQSDVNQMTEAFGEVQTVFESRIMQLCDSDSQLQLQSYITETHKQMRLLGLDLRFLKASRHSATTRERLASMRDRISILIGYSTVVLDKTTDN, from the coding sequence ATGTTAACAAAGGAGTTCCATAAAGCGATCGCACAATTCAGGCAATCTTTGGAAAAACTCCAAAAAACCATGGTTTCTGACCAATCCGATGTAAATCAGATGACTGAAGCCTTTGGCGAGGTTCAGACGGTGTTTGAGAGTCGAATTATGCAGCTATGCGATAGTGACAGCCAGCTACAACTTCAGTCCTACATTACAGAAACCCATAAGCAGATGCGATTGTTGGGATTAGACCTAAGATTTCTGAAAGCCTCGCGCCATAGTGCTACCACCCGGGAGCGACTTGCTTCTATGCGCGATCGCATTTCCATTCTAATTGGATATTCCACAGTTGTGTTAGACAAAACCACAGATAATTAA
- a CDS encoding RelA/SpoT family protein: protein MNIKTLSSSNTYECSVPDWLQHCLDNSHSLESSDTPSFSPDNDLISRAFLFAYQLHKGQYRKSGEPYINHPIAVAGILRFLGSDTAMVAAGFLHDIIEDTDVTPEELESHFGPEVRHLVEGVTKLSKFNFSNTTERQAENFRRMFLAMAQDIRVIVVKLADRLHNMRTLEFMSESKQRSIALETREIFAPLANRLGIGRLKWELEDLAFKYIEPEAYREIQIRVADRRATREEKLAALADILRDRMEKSGIRCYEVTGRPKHLYGIYKKMQERHKQFHEIYDIAALRLIVETNEECYRALAIVHDSYRPIPGRFKDYIGLPKPNRYQSLHTGVIGNTGRPVEVQIRTVEMHHIAEYGIAAHWKYKETGGSEFGKLTETDEKFTWLRQLLEWQSDLKDAQEYLDTVKNNLFDEDVYVFTPDGDVMALSNGATTVDFAYRVHSEVGNHCKGAKVNERMVPLDTVLKNGDIVEILTNKNSHPSLDWLNFVRTSTAKNRIRQWYKRSHRDENIARGRELLEKEMGRNGLESLLKSAPMQTVVHRCNYHSVDDLLAALGYGEITLKQVVHRLQDVVKANSPVPEVSMEQAANNLQMQNLAPRNTLHGSVPTSTSSSKSPIAGVEGLMYHIAGCCNPIPGEPIIGTVTRTRGISIHRQGCHNVSKVSGDRLVPVSWNPTPIDQGRPKTYPVKIQIEVLDRVGVLNDILSRLKDNNINVCSAQVKTFRDAPALIELGIEICDRNQFEQTCLQIKNISDVLNLRRMNRGDQS from the coding sequence ATGAACATCAAAACTCTATCATCCTCAAACACCTACGAATGCTCAGTTCCCGACTGGCTACAACATTGTTTGGACAACTCCCACAGCCTGGAGTCATCAGATACGCCGTCATTTTCTCCAGACAATGATCTGATCTCGCGCGCTTTCCTATTCGCCTACCAACTACATAAGGGACAATATCGCAAATCAGGGGAACCTTATATTAACCATCCCATTGCTGTAGCAGGTATCCTGAGATTTTTAGGTAGTGATACGGCTATGGTGGCGGCGGGTTTTCTACACGACATCATCGAAGATACTGATGTCACTCCGGAAGAATTAGAAAGCCACTTCGGGCCAGAAGTCCGCCATTTAGTGGAAGGCGTGACCAAACTATCTAAGTTTAACTTTTCTAATACCACAGAACGCCAAGCTGAGAATTTCCGGCGAATGTTTCTGGCTATGGCTCAAGATATTCGAGTGATTGTGGTTAAACTAGCCGATCGCCTCCATAATATGCGAACTCTGGAATTTATGTCAGAATCGAAACAGCGAAGTATTGCTTTAGAAACTCGCGAAATTTTTGCCCCGTTAGCGAACCGTTTGGGGATTGGTCGTCTGAAGTGGGAATTGGAAGATTTAGCCTTTAAATATATAGAACCGGAAGCCTACCGCGAAATTCAAATCCGCGTAGCTGACCGCCGCGCTACTCGGGAAGAAAAACTAGCAGCCTTGGCGGATATTTTACGCGATCGCATGGAAAAATCGGGGATTCGATGTTATGAAGTAACCGGTCGTCCTAAGCACCTTTATGGCATCTATAAAAAGATGCAAGAACGTCACAAACAGTTTCATGAGATTTATGATATTGCCGCCCTGCGTTTAATCGTAGAAACTAATGAGGAATGTTATCGGGCTTTAGCCATAGTTCATGATTCTTATCGCCCCATTCCCGGACGTTTTAAAGATTATATCGGACTGCCAAAACCCAACCGTTATCAGTCTCTACACACGGGAGTTATCGGGAACACTGGTCGCCCGGTAGAAGTGCAAATTCGCACGGTAGAAATGCACCATATAGCGGAATATGGAATTGCTGCCCATTGGAAATATAAGGAAACTGGCGGCTCGGAATTTGGCAAATTAACAGAAACCGATGAGAAGTTTACCTGGTTACGGCAACTACTGGAATGGCAAAGCGATCTGAAAGATGCTCAGGAATATTTAGATACGGTTAAAAATAACCTCTTTGATGAGGATGTTTATGTGTTCACCCCTGATGGTGATGTGATGGCTTTGAGCAATGGTGCCACTACGGTAGATTTTGCCTATCGGGTGCATAGTGAAGTGGGCAATCATTGCAAGGGGGCGAAGGTTAATGAACGGATGGTTCCCCTAGATACGGTGTTAAAAAATGGGGATATTGTCGAGATTTTAACCAATAAAAATAGCCACCCTAGTTTAGACTGGTTGAATTTTGTCAGAACTAGCACGGCTAAAAATCGTATCCGTCAATGGTATAAGCGATCGCATCGTGATGAAAATATCGCCAGAGGTCGGGAACTTTTAGAGAAAGAAATGGGTCGGAATGGTTTGGAATCTCTACTGAAATCCGCCCCGATGCAAACAGTGGTTCATCGCTGCAATTATCACAGTGTTGATGATTTATTAGCTGCTTTGGGTTATGGGGAAATTACCCTGAAACAGGTGGTGCATCGACTCCAGGATGTCGTGAAAGCTAATAGTCCGGTTCCAGAAGTTTCGATGGAACAGGCGGCTAATAACCTACAAATGCAGAATTTAGCCCCTCGAAATACATTACATGGGTCTGTACCTACTTCTACATCTTCTAGCAAGTCTCCCATAGCCGGGGTAGAGGGGTTAATGTACCATATCGCGGGATGCTGTAATCCGATTCCTGGAGAGCCAATTATTGGGACTGTGACCCGGACTCGTGGCATTTCCATTCACCGCCAAGGCTGCCATAATGTTAGCAAGGTTAGTGGCGATCGCCTAGTTCCAGTTAGTTGGAATCCTACCCCCATTGACCAAGGACGACCCAAAACTTATCCGGTGAAAATTCAGATTGAGGTATTAGACCGGGTGGGGGTACTCAATGATATTTTATCTCGACTCAAAGACAACAATATCAACGTTTGTAGCGCTCAGGTTAAGACGTTTCGCGACGCTCCGGCTTTAATTGAGTTGGGTATCGAAATATGCGATCGCAATCAATTTGAGCAGACCTGTCTACAAATTAAAAATATCAGTGATGTTCTCAACTTGCGTCGCATGAACCGAGGCGATCAAAGCTAG
- a CDS encoding DUF3386 domain-containing protein, with protein sequence MTATQVSARELFRAAYENRYTWDADFPGYTADITYEHDGKVIHGRAKVGADMKAEVLDVADEAAQKAIHGQLWETAIHRVRRDFESVHGENTFSYGETDETGAVEIIIGGKGEGDRYQLRNNEVCMVHRHIHGVVVTIYTHSSHQTPEGYLSHRYDSVYHDPKTGEQKGEKSDFEDSYTQVGKYQILNQRIIHNPESDRSDRFTFSNIQLLNKATT encoded by the coding sequence ATGACGGCTACACAAGTTTCTGCACGCGAACTTTTCCGGGCGGCTTATGAAAATCGCTACACCTGGGATGCCGATTTCCCAGGCTATACTGCTGATATCACCTACGAACATGATGGCAAGGTGATTCATGGTCGCGCGAAGGTAGGGGCGGACATGAAGGCGGAAGTGTTAGATGTTGCTGACGAGGCGGCGCAAAAGGCTATCCATGGACAACTTTGGGAAACGGCGATCCACCGGGTACGTCGGGATTTTGAATCGGTACATGGAGAAAATACGTTTAGCTATGGCGAAACCGACGAAACCGGGGCGGTGGAAATCATTATCGGCGGGAAAGGAGAAGGCGATCGCTACCAACTCCGCAATAATGAGGTCTGCATGGTGCATCGTCACATTCACGGGGTGGTAGTGACCATCTACACCCACAGCAGCCACCAAACGCCGGAGGGTTATCTTTCCCACCGTTATGATTCGGTTTATCATGACCCCAAAACGGGGGAACAGAAGGGGGAAAAAAGCGATTTTGAAGATTCCTATACCCAAGTGGGTAAGTATCAAATCCTCAATCAGCGGATTATCCACAACCCAGAAAGCGATCGGAGCGATCGCTTTACCTTCTCCAACATCCAACTTTTGAACAAAGCCACGACGTAG
- a CDS encoding CHAT domain-containing protein, whose translation MPLKKNWSCVFLIGFLTLGKIEFIKFLSFPVIGLPVLAQERGEGGVSEAIELYEHGYKQVDRGELKEALITFDRALQKVRFEGDRQLEAVILNEIGIVYRHLGNYPQAGHFLNEALTISQNINDRQGISQTLMNLGALSYSQANYPAALDIYQQAMEVLPAEDYYGWAVIYNNLGNIYRALGQPQKALIYFQQAGALFAQEDDDVAVGITLANMGAVYHALGEYSQALEFYAKGLAIASERGDTVGVGQTLLNMGAAYEKLANYSQALELYNQGLEIMRAIGEEDSQGQALNNIGSVHRLMGDYSQAIEFYDRALEIRRNLRNTAGIAVTLNNKGVALFEAGKIAEATQTLYAAIDALESLRPGLSDINKVSIFDKYRSSYSILQKALISANKPEIALEIAERGRARAFLELIAQQLSPEAVAEYARVNNPPMTISDIQKVAGQQNATLVQYSIISDNFGENSALFIWVVQPTGNITFREVNLSQLETFRDTLVPFLAEGTDSEAESLLTALVRGTHQVITENLPTISTRNLRESHLRQLHDVLIKPIADLLPQNPEEKVIFIPHQELLFVPFPALLDESDRYLITQHTILTAPAIQVLKLTRQLAENRMPNRSTNPINALVVGNPVMPKLSIQPGEGPERLANLPGAEAEAIAIASMLNTEALIGSAATKSEVLERINAAAIVHLATHGLLDDFSESGGVLGAIALTPSDGDQGFLSSEEIMGLNLTASLVVLSACNTGGGRITGDGIIGLSRAFIGAGAESVIVSLWQATDEPTAKLMQEFYRLLPEKGDRAVALRQAMLTTMEEYPQPKHWAAFTLIGESLK comes from the coding sequence ATGCCTCTCAAAAAAAATTGGTCCTGTGTGTTCCTGATTGGGTTTCTGACTCTGGGTAAAATTGAGTTTATCAAATTTCTTTCCTTCCCGGTAATAGGGCTGCCAGTTTTGGCACAAGAAAGGGGAGAAGGTGGGGTCAGTGAAGCGATAGAATTGTATGAACACGGATATAAACAGGTCGATCGCGGTGAGTTGAAAGAAGCGTTGATAACCTTCGATCGCGCTTTGCAAAAGGTGCGTTTTGAAGGCGATCGCCAACTAGAGGCGGTAATCTTAAATGAGATCGGTATTGTCTATCGCCATTTGGGCAATTATCCCCAGGCTGGGCATTTTTTAAACGAGGCTTTAACTATTAGCCAAAATATTAACGACAGACAGGGAATTAGCCAAACTCTGATGAATTTGGGGGCGCTTTCTTACTCCCAAGCTAACTATCCCGCCGCCCTGGATATTTATCAGCAAGCCATGGAAGTTTTGCCAGCAGAAGACTATTATGGTTGGGCGGTTATTTATAATAATCTTGGGAACATTTATCGGGCTTTGGGACAACCTCAAAAAGCCCTGATTTATTTTCAACAAGCCGGGGCGCTATTTGCACAAGAAGATGATGATGTTGCGGTGGGAATTACTCTCGCTAATATGGGGGCGGTTTATCATGCTCTGGGGGAATATTCCCAAGCGTTAGAATTCTATGCCAAAGGGTTAGCGATCGCCTCGGAAAGAGGAGATACTGTCGGGGTTGGTCAAACTCTGTTGAATATGGGGGCTGCTTATGAGAAATTAGCCAACTATTCCCAAGCCTTGGAATTGTACAATCAAGGATTAGAAATTATGAGGGCGATCGGTGAAGAAGATTCCCAGGGTCAAGCCTTGAATAATATCGGCTCAGTTCATCGATTAATGGGGGACTATTCCCAAGCCATAGAATTTTACGATCGCGCCTTAGAAATTCGGCGAAATTTACGGAATACAGCCGGAATTGCTGTCACCCTCAACAATAAAGGTGTCGCCTTATTTGAAGCTGGAAAAATCGCGGAAGCTACCCAAACCTTATACGCCGCAATTGACGCATTAGAATCTCTGCGACCCGGCTTGAGCGATATTAATAAAGTCTCGATTTTCGATAAATATCGGTCTAGTTATAGTATACTACAAAAAGCATTAATTAGCGCCAATAAACCGGAAATCGCCTTAGAAATTGCGGAGAGAGGACGCGCCCGTGCTTTCCTGGAATTAATCGCCCAGCAATTATCTCCTGAAGCGGTCGCAGAATATGCGCGGGTAAATAATCCGCCGATGACAATTTCGGACATTCAAAAAGTGGCAGGACAGCAAAATGCTACCCTAGTTCAATATTCGATTATTAGTGATAATTTCGGGGAAAATTCGGCTTTGTTTATCTGGGTGGTGCAACCGACGGGAAACATCACATTTCGGGAAGTCAATTTAAGCCAATTAGAAACCTTTAGGGATACTTTAGTGCCTTTTTTGGCGGAGGGGACGGACTCGGAAGCGGAAAGTTTACTAACGGCTTTGGTGCGGGGAACTCACCAGGTGATCACGGAAAATCTGCCGACCATTTCTACCCGAAATCTCCGCGAGAGTCACCTGCGACAACTGCATGATGTGCTGATAAAACCGATCGCCGATTTACTCCCCCAAAATCCAGAAGAGAAGGTGATATTCATCCCCCACCAGGAGTTATTGTTTGTGCCGTTTCCGGCGTTACTGGATGAAAGCGATCGCTATTTAATTACTCAGCATACTATTCTGACCGCCCCAGCAATTCAAGTGTTAAAATTGACTCGCCAACTGGCAGAAAACCGGATGCCCAACAGAAGCACTAACCCCATAAATGCTCTAGTGGTGGGCAATCCCGTGATGCCAAAATTGTCGATACAACCGGGAGAAGGACCGGAGAGATTAGCTAATTTACCGGGTGCAGAAGCGGAAGCGATCGCCATCGCCTCTATGTTGAATACAGAAGCGTTAATTGGTAGTGCAGCCACGAAATCAGAGGTTTTGGAACGCATTAATGCGGCGGCGATCGTGCATTTGGCAACCCACGGCTTATTGGATGATTTTAGTGAGTCTGGGGGTGTTTTAGGAGCGATCGCACTAACTCCCAGTGATGGCGATCAAGGGTTTCTGAGTTCCGAGGAAATCATGGGATTGAATTTAACAGCTTCCTTGGTGGTTTTAAGTGCTTGTAACACAGGTGGCGGCAGAATTACAGGTGATGGTATCATCGGATTATCTCGTGCGTTTATTGGTGCGGGGGCGGAAAGTGTGATTGTCTCTTTATGGCAAGCCACCGATGAACCCACGGCAAAATTAATGCAGGAATTTTATCGACTTCTACCCGAAAAAGGCGATCGGGCTGTGGCTTTACGACAAGCGATGTTGACCACTATGGAAGAATATCCTCAACCCAAACATTGGGCAGCTTTTACCCTCATTGGAGAATCTCTCAAATAG